The Candidatus Binatus sp. genomic sequence GGCGCACGCTGAGTCCCTTGACCTGCCAATGACGCAGCAGAGTCTCGAAGCTTTCGACTTCGCCAAAATCGCTGCGCGACTGGATCGCCTCGACGGTGTCTTTCAACTGAATCGCAGTCGGCACGTAGCAGACCAGCACGCCGCCGGGACGGAGCGCGTCCGACGCCATATCGAGCGCTCGCCCCGGTTCAGCAATGTCCATAAACATCCGATCGACGCCGGTTTCGTCGAAGCCGTGGTAGAGATCGCGAACCTTGATTGTCCAGTTGGGCGCGTCACCGAAAAATGCGGCGACGTTTTTGCGCGCGGCGTCGGCGAAATCCTCGCGCAGTTCGTACGAGATGACGCGGCCTTCTTTGCCGCCCGCGCGCAGCAATGCGATCGTCAACGCGCCTGCGCCGGTGCCGCCTTCGATCACGGTGGCGCCCGGAAACACGTCGCCCCAAATCAGCAGCGGACCGGTATCTTTGGGATAGATCACCTGCGAGCTGCGCGGCAGATGCGGGATCAGATCGGCGTAGGTCGGACGCAGCACCAGAAATTTCTCGCCGGTCGACAACTTGACGCGCGAGCCTTCCTCGACGCCGATCAAATCTTCGGCGCGCATCTCGCCGCGGATGAGAATCTTTTTGCCGGGCCGAATCATCTTCAAGTAGCGGCGGCCCTTGCGATCGATGAAGAGGACGGCGTCGTTCTCTTTGAGGCGGGAATCCAAAGTGCTCCAACGCTTGCACGCATCGCAGCCGCGGGCAACACGCGCGCGCTCGAATAGCCCTGCCGCGCGGGGTGTGCTATTGACTATATAGTACCTGGGCGCTTACGCTTTACGCCGCGCCCGGCCAGATGATCTCATTCTCAGGCCGGGTTGTTTTGCGTCAAACCCACAATCCGATCGGTGACGATCCGGGAAATTCGACAGTCGAGCATTTGAATCATGGCAGAGAAAAAAGCGAAGACCGCTGAGAAGAACGCCGGAATCCTCCAAAAGCACTTCTGTCCCTCGTGCGGCGCGGAGAGCAAGGTGACCAAGTTCGCCGGCTTCGGCCGCAAAGGCTTCTACCTGGTATGCGAAAAGGCGTGCGGCTTCGTCGGCCGCACTCGCTAACAGCAGTCGGCGGAGGCAGTTCGATGGGCAGAGCGCGCAAGAGCAAGACGTCGAAGCGCGACAAATACGCTTCGTTCGGCGACATGTCGGATGAGGCGGAAGAAGATGCGGATCTTCCCAAGGACGAAGCCGGGCGGCGAAAGATCAAGCGCCAGTACGCCGAGTTGCTTGGAATCCGGATCGAGAAACTCCGCGGGCGAATCCTGAACCGCGAACGAATCAACAAGACGATCGAAGGCATCTATTTTATCTGCGCGGGATGCCTGAAGGTCTGCCATTCACTCGACGACGGGCTGACCGAAGATCCGGCCAATCAGAACAACCTGTGCGGCGCCTGCTCGAAGGAGCGCGCGGCGGCGCAAGCCGCGGCGACGGCGAAAGAGGGCGGTTCGACCCGCGCATCGTCGCGCAAGCGCGCCGCGGCCAGTTAGGGTTGTGCATCCGGCAGCGAAAAGATAAACAGGGCCGATGTCCTTACAGCTGATTCGCCCCGACATCAATCTCGATTTCGTCGGGAAGCGCTACTTCTTCGTTATTCTGTCGACCGTGATCAATATTGCGGCGATCGTGCTGCTGCTCACGCGCGGACTGAACTACGGCGTCGATTTCGCGGGCGGCAGTATCGCGCAAATCGAGTTCAAGCAGAAGACCGACAGCGACACGATTCGGAAATCGCTCGCGTCGCTCGACCTGGGCGAAGTCACCGTGCAGGATTTCGGCAAAGCGGGACGATCGTACCTCGCCGGATTTCGCGCGGTGAAGAATATCGGCAGTATCGGTCCCAAGCTCGAGAGCGCGCTCGAGAAGACCTACGGTCCCGGCATCGCGAAGGTGGTGCGCGTCGAGAGCGTCAGCGCGAAGGTCGGCAGCGATCTGCGCCGGCGGGGATTCCTCGCGGTGATCGTTGCGACGCTGATCATGGGTGCGTATATCGCGTTTCAATTTCGGCGCGTGAGTTGGAGCTTCGGCGCAGGCGCAGTGATCGCGCTGATTCACGACGTGCTGGTGGTGATGGGCGCGTTGGTGATCAGCCAGTTCCAGTTCGACCTCACGACGCTGGCGGCGGTGCTGACGGTGATCGGCTACTCGGTGCACGATACCATCATCGTGTCGGATCGCATCCG encodes the following:
- the secF gene encoding protein translocase subunit SecF, with the protein product MSLQLIRPDINLDFVGKRYFFVILSTVINIAAIVLLLTRGLNYGVDFAGGSIAQIEFKQKTDSDTIRKSLASLDLGEVTVQDFGKAGRSYLAGFRAVKNIGSIGPKLESALEKTYGPGIAKVVRVESVSAKVGSDLRRRGFLAVIVATLIMGAYIAFQFRRVSWSFGAGAVIALIHDVLVVMGALVISQFQFDLTTLAAVLTVIGYSVHDTIIVSDRIREDSAKRRREPIESVMNRAINETLSRTILTSGTAIAVLISLLAFGGPILRPSAFTLLVGFITGTYSSIYIAGPVVLFWEGGRRVGAVSSRAA
- a CDS encoding tRNA (adenine-N1)-methyltransferase, whose product is MDSRLKENDAVLFIDRKGRRYLKMIRPGKKILIRGEMRAEDLIGVEEGSRVKLSTGEKFLVLRPTYADLIPHLPRSSQVIYPKDTGPLLIWGDVFPGATVIEGGTGAGALTIALLRAGGKEGRVISYELREDFADAARKNVAAFFGDAPNWTIKVRDLYHGFDETGVDRMFMDIAEPGRALDMASDALRPGGVLVCYVPTAIQLKDTVEAIQSRSDFGEVESFETLLRHWQVKGLSVRPHFRMIAHSAFIIVSRRLVPIAAPSPINPAEPVEVVGDSPDHDDSDVVLPGDSAPDDDPV